One Ostrea edulis chromosome 2, xbOstEdul1.1, whole genome shotgun sequence genomic region harbors:
- the LOC125682057 gene encoding serine-rich adhesin for platelets-like, whose amino-acid sequence MTRTVWVLVILFLSTITFCIQNDIVYVIDISGSLSQSDLNYSAEFLHDITEYLTIGSSDIQISIVTFSSVSTILYDFNNLTTLSDVLTSLLNLKSLTTSGGTKTYLALNDSYDLLTSPSSGMRTDINKTVVVLTDGRSDNLLYTRAAAENLHQNGVEVFSVGVGTEVSYDKTELYAIASDPDSYYQHDIDNFTYLCNMIPTLAVKLDPSLTSITLPPDCVTTTTTTPSPKKKGTDAPTTAADTTTIPDTTTTTEATTTTIPDTTTTTEATTTTILDTTTTTEATTTTIPDTTTTTEATTTTTILDTTTTTEATTTTIADTTTTTEATTTTAVTSTDSSASTSSATSAPTTDVSTDSTTSGNGTNGASQSQQSTTDDSSSTIPLIVVGTTASLLLLSSIPGAYFLRKATLRRKIRQEEKEEEVRHAIQPYENSLPKQLGPGKPAWQA is encoded by the exons ATGACTAGAACGGTTTGGGTGTTAGTCATCCTCTTCCTGTCGACCATCACCTTTTGTATACAGAACG ATATTGTGTATGTGATTGACATCTCGGGCAGTCTTTCTCAGTCAGATTTAAACTACTCTGCAGAATTTCTACACGACATCACTGAATACCTTACGATTGGTTCAAGCGATATACAAATCTCCATTGTGACATTTTCCAGCGTTTCCACAATactttatgattttaacaatctaaCAACGCTATCTGACGTTCTGACGTCACTGCTGAATCTGAAATCTCTAACGACAAGCGGAGGTACCAAGACGTATTTAGCGTTGAATGACTCGTACGATCTTCTGACATCACCATCCAGTGGCATGCGCACTGACATTAATAAAACAGTGGTGGTTCTTACCGATGGAAGGTCGGACAATCTTCTGTACACACGAGCGGCTGCCGAAAATCTTCACCAGAATGGCGTGGAGGTTTTCTCTGTAGGGGTGGGCACTGAAGTCAGCTACGACAAGACGGAATTGTACGCCATTGCTAGTGACCCAGATTCTTACTACCAGCATGATATCGATAACTTTACTTACCTCTGTAATATGATCCCCACGCTTGCTGTTAAATTAG ATCCCTCTTTGACCTCAATTACTTTACCGCCTGATTGTGTTACAACCACGACTACGACACCGAGTCCAAAAAAGAAAGGCACGGATGCACCGACAACCGCGGCTGACACCACCACCATCCCAGACACCACCACCACAACCGAGGCTACTACCACCACCATCCCAGACACCACTACCACAACGGAGGCTACTACCACTACCATCCTAGACACCACAACCACAACCGAGGCTACTACAACCACCATCCCAGACACCACTACCACAACTGAGGCCACAACTACCACCACCATCCTAGACACCACAACCACAACCGAGGCTACTACAACCACCATCGCCGACACCACCACCACAACCGAGGCTACAACTACCACTGCAGTCACTAGCACGGACAGTTCCGCCAGTACCTCCTCTGCTACAAGCGCCCCTACCACAGATGTTTCCACAGATAGTACGACTTCCGGTAATGGAACCAATGGTGCCTCTCAGAGCCAGCAGTCTACGACAGATGACTCGT CATCAACTATTCCTTTAATCGTTGTGGGGACCACAGCGTCTCTGCTTCTGTTGTCCTCCATACCAGGAGCCTACTTCCTCCGTAAAGCCACCTTGAGGAGGAAAATTCGACAGGAGGAAAAGGAGGAGGAAGTTAGACACGCCATTCAACCCTACGAGAATTCGCTACCCAAGCAACTTGGTCCGGGAAAACCTGCCTGGCAAGCATAG
- the LOC125679845 gene encoding collagen alpha-1(XII) chain-like, producing MKTNISILFLLFVGVGAIFKDIVLVIDTSDSVDGSDLIEAIDFIYNVTKWLTIGSQDIQVAVVTYASDVTEQFDLDDYVTNVTLLDAIERLKSKLRTGGGTYTFDALTYVKTTSFISMRGARNNSMKAVLVMTDGQSTNYPLTVSTADALRSDLNAEVFAIGIGKDSKRNMEIQGIANDPDSYYVYYVDSFDYLCSLVPSLVPKLDPDALPQGVSACPTELPVLQITTPANVAESNTNIIIATVVLVAAGLLAATITTAVIIDRSTRPPSFMSLENQISSIVGQYGNAPLGESPVNFDTSQLTSVPELGPREINLDIMSPSELPSRLDPIPIRNLELL from the exons ATGAAAACAAACAtctctattttatttttactgtttGTTGGAGTGGGCGCTATATTCAAAG ATATTGTGCTGGTGATCGACACATCAGACAGTGTGGACGGTTCGGACCTGATAGAAGCCATAGATTTCATCTACAACGTCACAAAATGGTTAACAATAGGATCACAGGACATCCAGGTAGCCGTAGTGACCTATGCCAGTGACGTCACGGAGCAATTTGATTTAGATGATTACGTCACCAATGTGACTCTTCTGGACGCTATTGAAAGGCTAAAATCGAAACTTAGAACTGGCGGCGGAACTTACACTTTTGACGCACTTACGTACGTGAAAACTACGTCATTTATATCTATGCGCGGAGCCCGAAATAACAGCATGAAAGCAGTTCTCGTGATGACAGATGGGCAGTCCACAAATTACCCTCTGACTGTTTCAACAGCTGACGCGCTAAGGTCTGATTTAAACGCTGAGGTGTTTGCCATTGGGATAGGAAAAGATTCCAAGAGGAACATGGAGATTCAGGGAATAGCTAATGATCCAGATTCCTATTATGTGTATTACGTGGATTCCTTTGATTACCTCTGTAGCCTCGTGCCATCCTTAGTACCAAAACTAG ATCCCGATGCTCTCCCGCAAGGGGTTTCCGCCTGTCCGACAGAACTTCCGGTACTGCAGATAACAACCCCAG CTAATGTTGCTGAGTCGAACACAAACATCATCATTGCAACCGTTGTACTGGTTGCTGCTGGGTTGCTCGCTGCCACCATTACCACCGCAGTCATCATCGATAGATCCAC GCGCCCTCCATCTTTCATGTCTCTAGAGAATCAGATCTCCAGCATTGTGGGACAGTACGGAAACGCCCCGTTAGGAGAGTCTCCGGTCAACTTTGACACCTCCCAGCTGACGAGTGTGCCTGAGCTAGGCCCCCGGGAAATCAATCTGGACATCATGTCGCCCTCCGAGTTACCGAGTCGTCTGGATCCAATCCC